The window AGCTGAAATACAACGGAATATTTACGGCAAGTATCAGCTCAAAGTAGATTATATGGCCTGCACGCCAATCTCTTGGAGGGAAAAACAGTAATGGAATATAAGAGGCCACTACAATGAGAGGAGCAACAAATCGCCCTTCAATTACGCCCTGGCTCTGCAACAGAAAATAGAGCAATAACTGACAGGCAATGGTAGTCGTTACTATAAATCGTACATAGGGAGCGTACAGATTATAGTTCCAATCAAAAAGAGTGTTCTTGAATTGCCTGGCAATCATAACACATACATCCAGAAATCCTAATTGCAAGTTCCTGCACCACTATACTGCCGAGATACCAAACCAGATCAAGGTCGAATCCCTATCAGAACCGACAACCACAACAAAAACAAGAGAATAATCTTATCCAATACAGCTCTTTACAACACATACTTAAATTTTGTGACACAGTCGCTGCTCATTCCCCCCGGTTTGTCTGCTACGCTCTAGAACCAACAAAAGTGGCCAATGCCGATGGAAGCAGGCACCTCCATCATGGCTGTTTCAATTTCCTGCAGATTGGGTATACTCTGATTTTCACTAAAAGTGATACGAGACCCACCTTTTCCATACAGTTGTTTATTTTAAATCAGTTATGCCCGCATGCTGGTAAACGGAATCGCCACAGTAAATCATGTTATCTCCAACTGAAAAAGTCCTTCTCCAGGAACTGCTTGAAATTTCCACTCTTCCAGAAAGTACTCTCACCTACAATGAACTCATGGGCTTCATGTTTGGGTTGGCGATTACCCCTATCTATATAGACCGGGATGAATGGCTAGATGCGGTTTTCGGCGAAGAACCATGCAAAAGATGTGGAGAACAGGGTTACAGGCCGATCTCCGATTCCCTGACCCAGATCTATTCAGTCTTTCTTGCCAGGCAGGAACAGGGCCAACTTCATTTCCCCTATCCAATCGAGATATTGAAAGAGGTTCATATCGATGAAATACGAGATTGGGTAAGCGGGCTTGAAGAGGCTTTCTCGCTGCGTCCTGATATCTGGGACCCTGAAGCCGAAGGTAATTTTGCCAATTTCAGCGATGCCGAGCTTGAGGAACTGTTCTTCTGCATGATGGTAATCCAGGGCTTGGCAGACCCGGTTGAAGTCAAGTTCTTTCTTGAACGGATACCAGATGAAGTATTCAATGAACTATTTTCGGCCTATGACCTCGAAAGTGGGGAAAAAGACCGCAATTTTCAAGCACTGATGCTGGGAGCACTGCCACTTGCTATCCAGGCACTGCAGAATTTCTCCCAGAAAATGCGCGCAGTTATTCCGGAGCATGTTCAGCCAACCAGCATTTCAGTTCTCCAACACCACAGCCTGGCAAACGCAGCCAATCAACCTGGCACCCTTCCAGTGCCACGGAAGGACCATAAAAAGTCGAATATCATCCAGGTTGATTTCAACAATAAAGTAATTTCCGCAAAACAACCTGCTGCCTTAAGGCCAAAATCTGAACCGGCACCCTTCTACCAGTTAAAAATTTCCATTAAGGATGCCAAACCACCGATATGGCGAAGAGTTGTGGTGCCAGGTGCCATCACACTGGCCCAACTCCATCAGGTGATCCAGGTCAGTATGGGCTGGTTCAACGCCCATCTTCACCAGTTCACGATTGACAATATTGATTACGGACCAGTCGATTATCCCATAGGTGATGAAGACCAGTATGATGAGAATGCCTTTACTCTGCACAGGGCAGCCAGAAATGTTCAGAAAAGCTTCCAGTATATTTATGATTTCGGTGATTACTGGCAGCACCAGATCCTTATTGAAAAGAGATTTACCGATTCCGGAACAGCTGACAACGACGCCAGCATCAAGGTGATCAAGGGCAGAAGGGCCTGTCCACCGGAAAATATCGGCGGCATCTGGGGGTATCAGGAGTTTCTTGAGGCCTACACCGACGCAAGCCATGATGACCATGCCACCATGGTCGAGTGGGCCGGTCCCGACTTTCGCCCTGAATCGTTTGACAAAAATGAGATAGATGAGGTGAACAGGATACTCTCCTCGATTCGCATCAGCTAAAAAATCTACCTGAGAAGACGAAACCGATAAGAAGTTCTTATTGCTCAAGGCATCCAATCTCTTATCTTTTCTCCCATTATTCATGCATAATCCAGAACTGCAATACGCTGAAGAGTTTGTTCAGCATACTCGCTGCAATATCTTCCTGACGGGTAAGGCCGGTACCGGCAAGACCACCTTTTTACACAAAATAAAAGAGCAGACAGAAAAGCGACTGATCATCACCGCGCCCACCGGTGTCGCCGCAATCAACGCAGGCGGGGTCACTCTGCACTCCTTTTTCCAGTTGCCTTTTGGTCCCTACAGGCCCGGTACCGATCCGTTTGCCCAGCAGAACAAACACCGAATGAGCAAGGAAAAACGCAATATCATCAACAGCCTTGACCTGCTGGTCATTGATGAGATCTCCATGGTCCGTGCCGACCTGCTCGACCTCGTGGATTGCGTATTGCGAAAATATCGTCGCACAGACGCGCCGTTTGGTGGCGTGCAACTTTTAATGATTGGTGACCTGCACCAGCTGTCACCTGTGGTCAAAGAGAGCGACTGGCAGATTCTTGGCGAACATTACGATTCACCCTACTTCTTCAGCAGCCAGGCCTTAAAACAAACCGAGTTGATTCCCATTGAGCTGAAGCATATCTACCGCCAGTCAGACACCAATTTCATCGAATTGCTGAATCTGGTGCGCGATAACAAGCTCGACTCCACCAGTTTGAAGGAGTTGAACAGTCGGCATATACCTGATTTCAAACCTGATGACAGCGAGGGCTATATCACCCTCTCCACCCATAACGCCAGCGCCGATACCATCAACCGTGCCAAGCTTGATGAACTGTCCGGACTTACTGGTAGCTACGATGCAGAGCTGGACGGTGACTTCCCTGAACACACCTACCCCACCGCCGCCGCACTGCAGCTCAAGGTGGGAGCCCAAGTGATGTTCGTGCGTAACGACAGTTCACACGAGAAACGCTTTTTCAACGGCAAGATTGGTAAAATTACCAGGATGTCCAGCGATGAGATTGAAGTGAGCTGCCCGGATGAACTTGAAACCATTGAGGTTGAGCGCGCGACCTGGGAAAATATTGAATACAGCATCGACCCGGCAACTTCCGAGATCAATCAAAAGACCATCGGCACCTTCGCCCAGTTTCCATTAAAGCTGGCCTGGGCTATTACTATTCACAAGAGCCAGGGTCTTACCTTCGACAAGGCCATCATCGATGCCCAGTCATCTTTTGCCCATGGTCAGGTGTATGTGGCCTTAAGTCGCTGCCGGACCTTTGAAGGCATGGTTCTCAGCGCTCCCCTTAC of the Desulfosediminicola ganghwensis genome contains:
- a CDS encoding UPF0149 family protein, producing the protein MLSPTEKVLLQELLEISTLPESTLTYNELMGFMFGLAITPIYIDRDEWLDAVFGEEPCKRCGEQGYRPISDSLTQIYSVFLARQEQGQLHFPYPIEILKEVHIDEIRDWVSGLEEAFSLRPDIWDPEAEGNFANFSDAELEELFFCMMVIQGLADPVEVKFFLERIPDEVFNELFSAYDLESGEKDRNFQALMLGALPLAIQALQNFSQKMRAVIPEHVQPTSISVLQHHSLANAANQPGTLPVPRKDHKKSNIIQVDFNNKVISAKQPAALRPKSEPAPFYQLKISIKDAKPPIWRRVVVPGAITLAQLHQVIQVSMGWFNAHLHQFTIDNIDYGPVDYPIGDEDQYDENAFTLHRAARNVQKSFQYIYDFGDYWQHQILIEKRFTDSGTADNDASIKVIKGRRACPPENIGGIWGYQEFLEAYTDASHDDHATMVEWAGPDFRPESFDKNEIDEVNRILSSIRIS